A window of Rubricoccus marinus contains these coding sequences:
- a CDS encoding GNAT family N-acetyltransferase, which produces MAHFLKTLWRKVRDRLYHRVVYIYYVVDLPAPEIAQDSPRVAVDDPSAHDAPVPDGSARASPSFSNRVEDRARTGSKFYTVSFNGNLAHWGWATPFEGKIRLRSAGAVLVTGKPGVMLVDFYTEPAFRRQGLYAENIRKMLHDATASGAEQAFIATKMTNTPSRRAIEGVGFRPFREYTRTRVLGRSWTRARDLPS; this is translated from the coding sequence ATGGCACACTTCCTCAAAACGCTCTGGCGGAAGGTCCGCGACCGATTGTATCACCGAGTCGTCTACATTTACTACGTCGTAGACCTTCCCGCGCCGGAGATCGCGCAGGACTCGCCTCGCGTGGCGGTGGACGACCCCTCGGCGCACGACGCCCCGGTACCCGACGGCTCTGCTCGGGCGTCGCCCTCGTTTAGCAATCGGGTTGAGGACCGGGCGCGGACCGGGTCCAAGTTCTACACCGTCTCGTTCAACGGCAACCTTGCCCACTGGGGGTGGGCCACGCCCTTCGAGGGCAAGATCCGGCTGCGCTCAGCCGGAGCGGTGCTCGTGACGGGCAAGCCGGGCGTGATGCTCGTGGACTTCTACACCGAGCCAGCGTTCCGCCGTCAGGGGCTCTACGCGGAGAACATCCGCAAAATGCTTCACGACGCCACGGCCTCTGGCGCCGAGCAGGCCTTTATTGCGACGAAGATGACGAACACGCCGTCGCGCCGGGCCATCGAAGGAGTGGGGTTCCGCCCGTTCCGCGAGTACACCCGAACGCGCGTGCTCGGCCGCTCGTGGACTCGGGCGCGCGACCTCCCCTCTTAA
- a CDS encoding glycosyltransferase family 4 protein produces the protein MPLALRIAQLVSSRQRRGAEVFASDLSEALAALGHEVSFAGLAAPPVEPLAPEVTNVDLTSGPLASMSLEIVRSTARHIRETRPDVIQANGGAVMKYVALAQAWGRTRVPVVYCNIGLSSDWVRHRAQRAWTGWLLRRADVTAAVSAASRDDLLRQYGLDPAVVRVVRRGVDVGARVRADEGRRALTEAGVPSGSFVVLHVGSFSEEKNHAGLIRIVERVRAESDRDVRLVLVGGGPLYEAVERSAPAHVHILGIREDVPALMAGADVLLLPSRTEGIPGVVLEAAAQGIPTVAYDVGGVSEAVRDGETGAVIEAGDEAAASGAVLRLIREPMTLAEWGEAARAFVRDEYSLDASVHAFLDLYREITR, from the coding sequence ATGCCCCTGGCGCTCCGCATTGCGCAACTCGTCTCAAGCCGCCAGAGGCGAGGGGCTGAAGTCTTCGCCTCGGACCTCTCCGAAGCCCTCGCCGCCCTCGGGCACGAGGTCTCCTTCGCCGGCTTGGCAGCACCCCCCGTGGAGCCTCTGGCGCCAGAGGTCACAAACGTGGACCTCACGTCGGGGCCTTTGGCGTCAATGAGTTTGGAGATCGTCCGCTCGACCGCTCGGCACATCCGCGAGACGCGGCCCGATGTGATCCAGGCCAACGGGGGGGCGGTCATGAAATACGTCGCGCTTGCGCAGGCGTGGGGGCGGACGCGGGTGCCCGTGGTGTATTGCAACATCGGGCTCTCCAGCGACTGGGTGCGGCACAGAGCTCAGAGGGCATGGACCGGGTGGCTGCTCCGACGGGCCGACGTGACGGCTGCGGTTAGCGCAGCAAGCCGCGACGATCTCCTCCGCCAGTACGGCCTCGACCCTGCGGTCGTCCGAGTGGTCCGGCGAGGCGTAGACGTGGGAGCAAGGGTACGCGCTGACGAGGGCCGCCGGGCGCTTACCGAAGCGGGCGTCCCCTCCGGGTCCTTTGTGGTGTTGCACGTTGGGAGCTTCTCGGAAGAGAAGAACCACGCGGGACTTATCCGCATTGTTGAGCGCGTGCGTGCGGAATCGGACCGCGACGTCCGGCTAGTGTTGGTGGGTGGCGGACCTCTCTACGAAGCCGTCGAGAGGTCCGCTCCTGCTCACGTACACATCCTCGGCATTCGCGAGGACGTCCCCGCTTTGATGGCTGGCGCCGATGTCCTCTTGCTTCCCAGCCGGACGGAAGGGATTCCGGGCGTCGTTCTTGAGGCGGCCGCCCAAGGGATCCCTACGGTAGCGTACGACGTGGGCGGTGTCAGCGAGGCTGTCCGTGACGGAGAGACCGGTGCTGTCATTGAGGCGGGGGACGAGGCTGCTGCCTCTGGCGCAGTGCTCCGGCTAATCCGAGAGCCGATGACGCTTGCTGAGTGGGGGGAAGCCGCCCGGGCATTCGTGCGCGACGAGTACAGCTTGGACGCGAGCGTCCACGCATTTTTAGACCTCTACCGAGAAATCACTCGCTGA
- a CDS encoding sulfotransferase family protein, producing the protein MKQKVFGIGLGRTGTTTLRKCFHLLGYSTVGSDDDMFELYSSGEMDRLLFEVDKFDFAKDYPWALMYKELDERFPDSKFILTTRKSGDIWYDSLRRHAKLKGKDMSLSVRGLVGEGSGKKDYIEMYENHNQEVRDYFRGRDNFAEMCWENGHGWGEICTYLGLAIPLEDFPHSNPSPNLAKRYYLKARRPIRALIKKYTGL; encoded by the coding sequence ATGAAGCAGAAAGTTTTTGGGATAGGACTGGGTAGAACTGGCACGACTACTCTTAGAAAGTGTTTTCACCTATTGGGCTATTCGACAGTTGGTTCAGATGATGACATGTTTGAGCTATACAGTAGTGGTGAGATGGACCGCTTGTTGTTCGAGGTCGACAAGTTTGATTTTGCCAAGGACTATCCCTGGGCTCTTATGTATAAGGAGCTTGATGAGAGGTTTCCTGATAGCAAATTTATTCTGACTACAAGAAAGAGTGGCGACATCTGGTACGACAGCTTGCGGAGGCATGCAAAGCTGAAGGGGAAAGACATGAGTTTGTCTGTGCGAGGCCTCGTGGGCGAGGGTTCTGGCAAAAAAGATTACATAGAAATGTATGAGAATCACAATCAAGAGGTAAGGGATTACTTCAGGGGGCGGGATAATTTTGCGGAGATGTGTTGGGAGAACGGGCATGGGTGGGGGGAGATCTGCACGTACCTGGGTTTGGCTATACCCCTGGAGGATTTTCCTCACAGCAACCCCAGCCCGAACCTAGCCAAGCGATATTACCTGAAGGCACGGAGGCCGATCCGGGCGCTGATAAAGAAGTACACCGGATTGTAA
- a CDS encoding polysaccharide deacetylase family protein, translating into MMGSARLSKTIDSALARSPFQAAHRWRTRGDLAVLAYHSVEDGAQFARQMDLVRELRRPVSLDHIIHAIENKTPLPPRAVLVTFDDGDRSVLEVAAPILLERQIPAAAFVVAGLLDTDAPFWWDEVEDLVRRGGRADIIDPRESPFGVVRTLKRISNSKRLLAIESLRRTAREPAPRMLQLRRSELVELERSGVEVGNHTMTHPCLHECSTHTIREELATSQRELAQVLGHAPRALAYPNGDHDPRVREAAEACGFRAAFLFDHRMARSPIPDPLRISRLRIDATASLERLRVTLSGLHPAVHQALGRP; encoded by the coding sequence ATGATGGGATCTGCGAGACTATCGAAGACGATCGACAGCGCGCTTGCACGCTCTCCGTTCCAGGCCGCGCACCGATGGCGGACACGGGGAGACCTAGCTGTTCTCGCGTACCATAGCGTCGAAGACGGCGCGCAGTTTGCGCGCCAGATGGACCTAGTTCGCGAGCTTCGCCGCCCGGTTTCCTTAGACCACATCATCCACGCTATTGAGAACAAGACGCCGCTGCCCCCCCGCGCCGTTCTGGTAACGTTCGATGACGGCGACCGAAGTGTGCTAGAAGTCGCCGCGCCGATCCTGCTTGAAAGGCAGATTCCAGCCGCAGCGTTTGTCGTTGCCGGCCTATTAGACACAGACGCGCCATTTTGGTGGGACGAAGTCGAAGACCTAGTTCGCAGAGGGGGGCGGGCTGACATTATCGACCCTCGGGAGTCCCCATTCGGGGTGGTTCGAACGCTTAAGAGGATCTCGAACTCGAAGCGCCTTCTTGCTATCGAATCGCTAAGGCGTACGGCGCGAGAGCCTGCGCCTCGGATGCTGCAGTTACGTCGGTCCGAACTCGTGGAACTTGAGCGCAGCGGGGTCGAAGTCGGCAACCACACGATGACGCACCCGTGCCTCCACGAGTGCTCAACACATACGATCCGAGAAGAACTGGCTACGTCGCAGCGCGAGCTGGCTCAGGTGTTGGGCCATGCTCCGCGCGCGCTCGCGTATCCCAATGGGGACCATGACCCTAGAGTTCGAGAAGCAGCTGAAGCATGCGGCTTTCGAGCAGCGTTTCTGTTCGATCACCGTATGGCGCGGAGCCCGATACCGGATCCTCTCCGGATTTCTCGCCTACGCATCGACGCGACCGCATCATTGGAACGGCTACGGGTCACGCTAAGCGGCTTACATCCTGCGGTGCACCAAGCTCTAGGGCGTCCCTGA